The genomic segment CCGGCCACGGCAAAACTTCCTGCAGAGGTCACAAAGGACAAAAAGCAAGGACCGGAGGCGGCACCAAGCCCGGGTTTGAAGGCGGACAGATGCCTTTACAGCGCCGCCTGCCCAAACGCGGATTTACAAATATCTTCCAGAAAGAATACTCAATCGTAAATGTAGGCGTGCTTGATAAACTTACGGAAGCCGTTATTACCCCTGACGTTTTAGTTGAGAAGGGGATAATAAGAAATGTCAAAGACGGCGTGAAAATACTTGGCGAGGGAGAACTTACTAGGCCTGTCAACGTCAAGGCAC from the Nitrospirota bacterium genome contains:
- the rplO gene encoding 50S ribosomal protein L15, yielding MKLSDLAPAEGSRKSKKRVGRGCGSGHGKTSCRGHKGQKARTGGGTKPGFEGGQMPLQRRLPKRGFTNIFQKEYSIVNVGVLDKLTEAVITPDVLVEKGIIRNVKDGVKILGEGELTRPVNVKAHALSASAKEKILKAQGTVEII